Proteins co-encoded in one Deferrivibrio essentukiensis genomic window:
- a CDS encoding proton-conducting transporter membrane subunit produces MTQKIKNQVILVSLFTAIFTYVFIASIFLGSNFNVHIDTFFCQATGQLDGLSKFFLIPLSIISVCAFIYSFYYFPESDHKKEWTITSIFFPLMTFSMVMIVLAKNLIMLLIFWEIMAVSAFFLLITEHKYDEVRDAAKLYIILTHFCTFLIFVTSILVYKYTGSFDFPKTGSLDPGTTVGTSIFIFTLVGFGIKAGILPLHIWLPSAHANAPSSVSAIMSGLMIKMGIYGIIRYISFFHNPPLYWGLIIFAAGITSGIIGVVLAIGQHDIKRLLAYHSIENIGIILMGLGLGLAGMSTGNDIAMVLGFAGSIFHILNHATFKSLLFLGAGVIINASGTRQMDEMGGLAKKIPFTFGTFLIASASISGLPPFNGFVSELFIYLGMFAIISKSSLLPLNFLQLMGIPALALIGGLASACFLKVNSAVFMGTNPNLQNAPQRKFQESFYLKISLAIPALMCIGLGFFPYILKSPLENVIYSLTGNYFNLFNYFPFKELSIFVGIFYIFLILGLLVFKLVYKNKIEYAPETWGCGYTKPSHKFRYTATSFAEIITGIFNFILNTHYHRKDVKGVFPKKAYFKSHVPDIFLDNIILPLFQFLDDKLSPVRKLQAGNLNLYLLYKLIAIVSLVIYGAIIIW; encoded by the coding sequence TTGACACAAAAAATTAAGAATCAGGTTATACTTGTCTCACTCTTTACAGCTATATTTACCTACGTATTTATTGCCTCAATTTTTTTAGGCAGCAATTTTAATGTTCATATAGATACATTTTTTTGTCAGGCTACAGGTCAGCTTGATGGCCTAAGCAAGTTCTTTTTAATCCCCCTTTCTATAATTTCTGTATGTGCATTTATTTACTCTTTTTATTACTTTCCTGAGTCAGATCATAAAAAAGAGTGGACAATTACAAGCATATTTTTCCCATTAATGACCTTCTCAATGGTAATGATAGTACTGGCAAAAAACCTTATAATGTTACTTATATTTTGGGAAATAATGGCCGTTTCAGCATTTTTCTTACTTATTACTGAGCATAAGTATGATGAAGTCAGAGATGCTGCAAAGCTTTATATAATATTAACTCACTTCTGCACTTTTTTAATATTTGTCACTTCAATCTTGGTTTATAAATATACCGGGTCTTTTGATTTTCCAAAAACAGGTTCTCTTGACCCAGGCACTACAGTTGGTACAAGTATTTTTATATTTACTTTAGTTGGATTTGGGATAAAAGCGGGTATTTTACCGCTTCACATCTGGTTGCCTTCTGCCCATGCCAATGCTCCAAGCAGCGTTTCAGCAATAATGTCAGGACTTATGATTAAAATGGGCATATATGGAATAATAAGGTACATATCTTTCTTTCATAACCCGCCTTTATATTGGGGATTAATAATATTTGCAGCCGGTATCACCTCAGGAATTATCGGCGTCGTACTTGCAATAGGTCAACACGATATAAAAAGACTCCTTGCATATCATAGTATTGAGAATATAGGTATAATACTTATGGGCTTGGGACTTGGTCTTGCCGGTATGTCTACAGGTAATGATATAGCTATGGTTTTGGGCTTTGCTGGTTCAATATTTCACATTTTAAACCATGCCACTTTCAAATCTCTTCTATTCCTTGGTGCCGGTGTGATTATTAACGCATCAGGGACAAGACAGATGGATGAGATGGGTGGACTTGCCAAAAAAATTCCATTTACATTTGGCACTTTTTTAATTGCTTCAGCTTCCATATCCGGACTTCCACCGTTTAACGGTTTTGTAAGTGAATTATTTATATATCTTGGTATGTTCGCTATTATTAGTAAAAGCAGTTTATTGCCGCTAAACTTCTTGCAACTAATGGGAATCCCTGCTCTTGCACTGATAGGAGGGCTTGCTTCAGCCTGCTTTTTAAAAGTAAACAGTGCCGTATTCATGGGCACTAACCCAAATCTGCAAAACGCTCCACAACGCAAATTTCAAGAGTCTTTCTACCTGAAAATATCTTTAGCTATACCTGCTCTTATGTGCATTGGGCTTGGCTTTTTCCCATATATTTTAAAGTCCCCGCTTGAAAATGTAATTTATTCATTAACAGGAAATTACTTTAACCTCTTCAATTATTTCCCTTTTAAAGAATTAAGTATTTTCGTTGGTATTTTTTATATATTCTTAATTTTAGGGCTTCTGGTATTTAAATTAGTTTATAAAAATAAAATTGAATATGCACCTGAGACTTGGGGCTGCGGTTATACAAAACCAAGCCATAAGTTTAGATACACCGCCACTTCTTTTGCCGAGATTATTACTGGGATATTTAACTTTATCTTAAATACGCATTATCACCGCAAAGATGTAAAAGGGGTATTTCCCAAAAAGGCATATTTTAAATCTCACGTGCCGGATATATTTCTCGATAATATAATTTTACCCCTCTTTCAATTTTTGGACGACAAACTTTCCCCCGTAAGAAAATTACAAGCGGGGAATCTCAATCTATACCTCCTCTATAAACTTATAGCTATTGTATCTCTTGTAATATACGGAGCAATTATAATATGGTAA
- a CDS encoding respiratory chain complex I subunit 1 family protein has product MVKILSIISILTAPVMISSTIVKVKAFFAGRKGAPFFQPYYDLIKLFKKNITISKDTSFIFILGTIVTLIASIMIIFFIPLVAKDSFFSFKGDIVFVAYMMALGRFFMVLAALDTGSSFEGMGSAREATFSMLSEPALFLALMAIVGKSGLITFESSFAQISPNIWITSGIGFLLIAVALFIIILVENSRMPIDDPNTHLELTMIHEVMILDHSGPLLGIMEISALLKMFAFISIMFHVVFPLKFNNIFINFLFYYVGMLAIAVVIGVVESTMARIKLKKIPTFQIIVIVLAGIGMFLTLE; this is encoded by the coding sequence ATGGTAAAGATACTTTCTATAATATCAATTCTTACTGCACCTGTCATGATTTCCAGCACTATCGTAAAGGTGAAAGCCTTTTTTGCCGGCAGAAAGGGAGCACCTTTTTTTCAACCATATTATGACCTTATAAAGTTGTTTAAAAAGAACATCACAATCAGCAAAGATACAAGCTTCATATTTATACTCGGGACAATAGTAACCTTGATAGCTTCAATAATGATAATTTTCTTTATCCCCCTTGTTGCTAAAGATAGCTTTTTTTCCTTTAAAGGTGATATAGTTTTTGTCGCATATATGATGGCGCTCGGCAGATTTTTTATGGTTTTGGCTGCCCTTGATACAGGCTCAAGTTTTGAAGGGATGGGCTCCGCAAGAGAAGCCACATTCTCCATGTTGTCTGAACCTGCACTTTTTCTCGCACTTATGGCAATCGTAGGAAAGAGTGGACTAATAACATTTGAATCAAGCTTTGCTCAAATATCTCCAAATATATGGATAACAAGCGGTATAGGCTTTCTGTTAATTGCAGTTGCACTTTTTATAATTATCCTTGTTGAAAATAGCCGAATGCCTATTGACGACCCCAATACCCACTTGGAACTTACAATGATACACGAAGTAATGATACTCGACCACAGCGGACCACTTCTTGGGATAATGGAAATATCCGCACTTTTAAAAATGTTTGCTTTTATCTCGATAATGTTTCATGTCGTTTTCCCGCTTAAATTTAATAATATTTTTATAAACTTCCTCTTTTACTACGTTGGCATGCTTGCTATTGCAGTAGTAATAGGGGTTGTAGAATCTACCATGGCAAGAATTAAACTTAAAAAGATACCTACTTTTCAAATCATTGTAATCGTACTTGCAGGAATCGGAATGTTTTTAACTTTGGAGTAA
- a CDS encoding proton-conducting transporter membrane subunit — translation MYLLVFIGVIVVLTVLSLLIRDDRKRPIIILICGLFNFAYSIYIFHYVQSSIFPDYIKFDSIGKIIYLSYSILFFSLSVYASNYLKIRSDRGNRIFIVSMMANLLSAQFACMAQDFGVLWASMEAATLSVTPLIYFNKTKFSIEATWKFILLTSTGIAVALLGTYMLGFTALQTDGQGTINFLRLQSIVPKMDVKWLFFSTLFMVIGYASKIGLAPFHWWKPDSYGEAPGLIGGLLSGGLVSLAALCLLRIYQILSGSEVLIYISHILLILGVLSLAIAAIFAVKQKDLKRLLAYSSVEHVGIIAVGLGIGKMAIFGSLLHIMFNTFAKGVLFLNAADIQRIYGNKKIQNISGLISISPTIGWVFILGLFAAAGSPPFSLFISEFYIFLYGFKYGYSVTTLVVIILLGLIFIGLIKAGISIAYGTPSTDSIQLKEFKPTKIMLLSEILLLAILLIPLFYFPQNILSTIKDSLLILGVTNG, via the coding sequence ATGTATCTTTTAGTATTTATAGGCGTAATCGTCGTTTTGACTGTCCTTAGTCTGTTAATCAGAGATGATAGAAAAAGACCTATTATAATTTTAATATGCGGTTTATTTAACTTTGCTTACAGTATCTATATTTTTCATTATGTTCAATCTTCTATATTCCCGGATTATATCAAATTTGACAGTATCGGTAAAATTATCTACCTTTCTTACTCCATACTTTTCTTTTCATTGTCAGTATATGCATCAAATTATCTAAAAATACGCTCAGATAGGGGGAATAGGATTTTTATTGTTTCCATGATGGCAAATCTTTTATCGGCACAATTTGCATGTATGGCCCAAGATTTTGGAGTATTATGGGCATCCATGGAGGCTGCAACACTTTCGGTCACACCGCTTATATATTTCAATAAAACCAAATTTTCAATTGAAGCTACTTGGAAATTCATACTTCTTACTTCAACAGGGATTGCTGTTGCTCTACTCGGGACATATATGCTTGGATTTACAGCACTTCAAACAGACGGACAAGGGACTATTAATTTTCTTAGGTTACAGAGTATAGTTCCAAAAATGGATGTAAAATGGCTGTTCTTTTCTACACTTTTTATGGTTATTGGTTATGCATCAAAAATAGGGCTTGCCCCTTTTCACTGGTGGAAACCTGACAGCTATGGAGAGGCTCCCGGGCTTATAGGTGGGCTGTTGTCAGGTGGACTTGTAAGTTTGGCTGCACTATGTCTTTTAAGAATATATCAGATACTTTCAGGTAGCGAGGTTTTAATCTATATCAGCCACATTTTACTTATATTAGGTGTTTTATCTTTGGCAATTGCAGCTATTTTTGCTGTAAAGCAGAAGGACTTAAAAAGGTTGCTTGCTTATTCTTCTGTTGAGCATGTAGGTATAATCGCCGTGGGGCTTGGCATAGGTAAGATGGCAATTTTCGGAAGCCTGTTGCATATCATGTTTAATACCTTTGCAAAAGGGGTGCTCTTTTTGAACGCAGCTGATATACAACGAATTTATGGAAATAAGAAAATTCAAAATATAAGCGGATTGATTTCTATATCTCCAACAATCGGATGGGTTTTTATCTTGGGATTATTTGCAGCTGCCGGCTCACCCCCTTTTAGTCTATTTATCAGTGAGTTTTACATATTTCTCTACGGTTTTAAGTATGGGTATAGTGTAACAACATTAGTTGTTATAATTTTATTGGGACTTATTTTTATAGGACTTATCAAGGCAGGCATCAGCATAGCATATGGAACTCCGAGCACTGATAGTATTCAGTTAAAAGAATTTAAACCTACTAAAATAATGCTATTATCAGAAATCTTATTACTTGCAATACTTTTAATCCCTTTGTTTTACTTTCCGCAGAATATTCTTAGCACAATTAAAGATTCCCTTTTAATTTTGGGGGTAACAAATGGTTAG
- the nuoB gene encoding NADH-quinone oxidoreductase subunit NuoB produces the protein MFNILKERLFQKYRTMKFPFSTDNMPDKFLGLPEISNLTNNELEHLKRICPTDAFICQNNEIGIDLGRCIFCGECLKHTKNIHFSKDYALGTTDRNDLIITSKKRFIDKSTKEFLFKKLLKKSLKLRQVSAGGCNACEADVNVLGTVGWDLGRFGIQFVASPRHADGILVTGPVTKNMEIALMKTYEATPKPKIVIACGACAISGGPFFNSDEIVGGVDKMLEVDLYIPGCPPHPATILSSLLKFLGKI, from the coding sequence ATGTTTAACATATTAAAGGAAAGATTATTTCAAAAATACAGAACCATGAAATTTCCTTTTAGTACTGATAATATGCCGGATAAGTTTTTAGGACTACCTGAAATATCAAACCTAACTAATAACGAATTAGAACACTTGAAACGAATTTGTCCAACAGACGCATTTATCTGTCAAAATAATGAAATAGGTATCGACCTTGGTAGATGTATCTTTTGCGGTGAATGTCTAAAACACACAAAAAATATTCATTTTTCAAAGGATTATGCACTTGGTACTACAGATAGAAATGATTTGATTATAACAAGTAAAAAAAGATTTATTGATAAATCTACCAAAGAATTTTTATTTAAAAAACTTTTAAAAAAATCATTAAAACTTAGACAGGTAAGTGCCGGCGGTTGTAATGCCTGTGAAGCTGATGTAAACGTGCTTGGAACAGTAGGCTGGGATTTGGGCAGATTCGGAATTCAATTTGTAGCATCCCCAAGGCATGCGGACGGTATATTAGTAACAGGTCCTGTTACCAAAAATATGGAAATCGCATTAATGAAAACATATGAAGCGACACCAAAGCCAAAGATTGTCATAGCTTGTGGTGCCTGTGCCATAAGCGGAGGCCCTTTTTTCAACTCTGACGAAATTGTTGGCGGTGTAGACAAAATGTTGGAAGTTGATCTTTATATCCCCGGTTGTCCCCCTCACCCTGCTACTATCCTCAGCTCCCTTTTAAAATTCTTAGGAAAAATTTAG
- a CDS encoding DegT/DnrJ/EryC1/StrS family aminotransferase: protein MIPMLDIKRELNDIGDEIKKAVDSSINSTMFILGPNVKKFEEEAAKYLGCKYAVGVASGTDALHLALKAIGIKEGDEVITTPFTFIATAEAIVYCGAKPVFVDVEEDTFNIDVRQIESKINDKTKAILPVHLFGNPANMDEILALAKKYNLKVVEDCAQSFGATYKGKQTGNIGDAGCFSFFPSKNLGCYGDGGLVTTNNDEIYKTLIALRNHGSYTRYYHEVIGFNSRLDDIQAAILSVKLKHIDRFNQERRNVAKLYQKYMGDIVKYQKETDNATNVYHQFTVVAEKRDEIMKSLSSSEIASAVYYPVPLHLQKAFGNLNYKKGDLPVAEYLAEKVISFPINPYLEDEEVLVIANTVKAVL, encoded by the coding sequence ATGATACCAATGCTCGATATAAAAAGAGAATTAAACGATATTGGAGATGAAATAAAGAAGGCAGTTGACAGCTCCATCAACAGCACAATGTTTATTTTGGGCCCAAATGTAAAAAAATTTGAAGAAGAGGCCGCTAAATATTTGGGGTGCAAATATGCAGTTGGTGTAGCAAGCGGGACAGATGCTTTACATCTTGCGTTAAAAGCGATTGGCATAAAGGAAGGGGATGAGGTTATTACGACCCCTTTTACATTTATTGCTACTGCAGAAGCTATAGTGTATTGCGGCGCTAAGCCTGTCTTTGTAGATGTGGAGGAAGATACATTCAATATTGATGTAAGACAGATAGAAAGCAAAATAAATGACAAAACAAAGGCAATTTTGCCCGTGCATCTTTTCGGAAACCCTGCAAATATGGATGAAATTCTTGCACTTGCTAAAAAATACAATCTAAAAGTAGTAGAAGATTGTGCTCAATCTTTTGGAGCCACATATAAAGGGAAACAGACAGGTAATATCGGCGATGCAGGATGTTTCAGCTTTTTTCCAAGCAAAAATTTAGGCTGTTACGGTGATGGTGGGCTCGTAACCACAAATAATGACGAAATTTACAAGACCCTTATAGCACTTAGAAATCATGGCTCATATACAAGGTATTACCATGAAGTTATCGGTTTCAATTCAAGGCTTGATGATATTCAAGCAGCAATATTGAGTGTCAAGCTCAAACATATCGACCGTTTTAATCAGGAAAGAAGAAATGTAGCAAAGCTATATCAAAAATATATGGGCGATATTGTAAAATATCAAAAGGAAACTGATAACGCTACAAATGTGTATCATCAGTTTACAGTAGTAGCAGAAAAAAGGGATGAAATAATGAAATCTTTAAGCAGCTCTGAGATTGCCTCAGCTGTTTATTACCCCGTTCCACTTCATTTACAAAAGGCATTTGGTAACCTAAATTATAAAAAGGGTGATTTGCCGGTAGCCGAATATTTGGCTGAAAAAGTTATATCATTCCCTATAAATCCTTATCTTGAAGATGAAGAGGTACTAGTTATTGCAAACACGGTTAAGGCAGTTTTATAA
- a CDS encoding lysophospholipid acyltransferase family protein — protein MEKFLFSLAYFIIKAYSSTFRYKEYGTENLLSLKGKRIVYAIWHGQLFPFVYLYKQKNIITIVSESKDGEIAAKLLNKFGFDTSRGSSSRNGTKAIIGCKRIMVKNNLNAAITIDGPKGPRLVAKPGAVFLAKITDQVIIPVVCHAKKVFKFNSWDKFIVPYPFSKIEVFYGKPIIVDKDTSKESIDSSLEELQKSMLELTRENSPDFL, from the coding sequence ATGGAAAAATTTTTATTTTCCCTGGCATATTTTATAATAAAGGCCTACTCCTCTACCTTCAGATATAAGGAGTACGGCACTGAAAATTTACTCTCATTAAAAGGGAAAAGAATCGTCTATGCTATTTGGCATGGGCAACTTTTCCCCTTTGTATATCTTTACAAACAAAAAAACATAATTACTATAGTTTCAGAAAGTAAAGATGGAGAAATTGCAGCAAAACTCTTGAATAAATTCGGATTTGATACTTCAAGAGGCTCATCCTCAAGAAATGGAACAAAAGCTATAATAGGCTGCAAACGTATAATGGTAAAAAACAATCTAAATGCTGCAATTACAATTGACGGACCAAAAGGACCAAGGCTTGTTGCAAAACCCGGAGCTGTTTTTCTTGCCAAAATAACAGACCAGGTCATAATACCTGTTGTGTGCCACGCCAAAAAAGTATTCAAGTTTAACAGTTGGGACAAATTCATAGTCCCTTACCCATTTTCTAAAATAGAAGTATTTTATGGCAAACCTATTATCGTAGATAAAGATACTTCCAAAGAAAGTATTGATTCTTCCCTTGAAGAATTACAAAAAAGTATGTTAGAGTTGACTCGTGAAAATTCTCCTGATTTTTTATAA
- a CDS encoding 3-deoxy-D-manno-octulosonic acid transferase, giving the protein MPLILPIGYLVALKRKEEKWYFERFGFILFNKKPEKTIWIHCASVGEVLSVKSLIEKIKKEMPDYDIALSTVTATGKDVATKNLNADFIFLLPLENYFAIKYLTSYLNTKYFLIIDTELWPNLIFAAQKNAKLILVNGRLSERSYPKYKLFKPIFKKLLNSFEHIFAKSKTDAERLADILDNKDKISDIGNIKVVNIESPKSNFDLNGKIFLAASTHQGEETFIKDIFEKVSDKFDHLVLAPRHLNRVEEVFTIFSESFETSLLSEGRQTKVIIVDSFGILKNLYSCAEKVFVGGSITNVGGHNIYEALIFKKVVAVGKHMQNFTEIFELAQKYNLVFTVESEANMIQYLNTEKFENADFEGFIAEAKAIAEKPINEIVNFLKNENTDSNTI; this is encoded by the coding sequence TTGCCGTTAATCTTGCCAATCGGATATCTTGTGGCTCTGAAAAGGAAAGAGGAAAAATGGTATTTTGAAAGATTTGGATTTATCCTTTTTAACAAAAAACCTGAAAAAACCATTTGGATTCATTGTGCAAGCGTCGGAGAAGTCTTAAGCGTCAAATCATTAATTGAAAAAATCAAAAAGGAAATGCCCGACTATGATATAGCATTATCAACTGTAACAGCCACAGGTAAAGATGTCGCAACAAAAAACCTCAATGCAGATTTTATATTTTTACTTCCATTAGAAAATTATTTTGCCATCAAGTATCTTACATCATATCTAAATACAAAATATTTTTTGATTATCGATACAGAGCTTTGGCCAAATCTGATATTTGCTGCTCAAAAAAACGCAAAACTTATCCTCGTCAACGGCAGACTTTCGGAAAGAAGTTACCCTAAGTATAAGCTATTTAAACCTATTTTTAAAAAACTATTAAACAGTTTCGAACATATTTTTGCAAAAAGTAAAACAGATGCCGAAAGACTTGCCGATATTCTTGATAATAAAGATAAAATATCCGATATTGGTAACATAAAAGTAGTAAATATTGAATCACCTAAAAGTAACTTTGATTTAAATGGTAAAATATTTCTTGCTGCAAGCACACATCAGGGGGAAGAGACTTTTATAAAAGATATTTTTGAAAAGGTTAGCGATAAATTTGACCACCTTGTATTAGCTCCAAGGCACTTAAATAGGGTAGAGGAAGTTTTTACAATATTTTCAGAATCCTTTGAAACATCACTTTTGTCAGAAGGTAGGCAAACAAAAGTTATCATTGTAGACAGTTTTGGAATATTAAAAAATCTATACAGCTGTGCTGAAAAAGTCTTTGTAGGCGGCTCTATCACAAATGTAGGCGGGCATAATATTTATGAAGCCTTAATATTTAAAAAAGTAGTTGCCGTAGGTAAGCATATGCAAAATTTTACAGAAATTTTCGAGCTTGCTCAAAAATACAATCTTGTCTTTACTGTAGAAAGTGAAGCTAACATGATACAATACCTGAATACAGAAAAATTTGAAAATGCCGACTTTGAAGGCTTTATTGCAGAGGCTAAGGCAATTGCCGAAAAACCAATAAACGAAATTGTAAATTTTTTGAAAAATGAAAATACTGATTCTAATACTATCTAA
- a CDS encoding lysophospholipid acyltransferase family protein, with product MKILILILSNIFESLSYNSLIKTGRFLGIVAYYLLPGRRRIAVKNAEIIGAFNPKKVAKESFKNSFSAFLEIFHTKKIDKNFLEKNVEFSAETEQKLSDFNKNYGSYFVAGAHLGSWELVAKIFSLKYGKQTCIVGRRIKNKNVDDLIRKFRADENIIYLSHRNIAFEIAKIANQDTVIGTLLDHSALGKDAIYVDFFGHKTSFIAGIPILSVKKNIPIIPLFCVREKNGKLKFVSYDPILPDNTLKPKERILDVARKINMVYEDIIKKYPEQWYLIHKRFKRVKKDESDEKTYSLY from the coding sequence ATGAAAATACTGATTCTAATACTATCTAATATATTTGAATCTTTGAGTTATAACTCTCTCATAAAGACAGGCCGTTTTTTAGGTATTGTAGCATACTATCTACTACCAGGTAGGAGAAGGATTGCTGTAAAGAATGCCGAAATAATAGGTGCTTTCAACCCAAAAAAAGTCGCCAAAGAAAGTTTTAAAAACTCTTTTTCAGCCTTTCTTGAAATTTTTCATACAAAAAAGATAGATAAAAACTTTCTTGAAAAGAATGTAGAATTTAGCGCAGAAACGGAGCAAAAATTATCAGATTTTAACAAAAATTACGGCTCTTACTTTGTAGCAGGTGCCCATTTAGGCTCCTGGGAACTGGTAGCAAAAATTTTCTCCCTCAAGTACGGAAAACAAACATGCATTGTGGGAAGAAGGATAAAAAATAAAAATGTAGATGATTTAATTAGAAAATTCAGGGCAGATGAAAATATCATTTATCTTAGCCATAGAAATATTGCATTTGAAATAGCAAAGATTGCAAATCAAGATACGGTAATCGGCACACTCCTTGACCACAGTGCGTTGGGGAAAGATGCAATTTACGTAGACTTTTTTGGGCATAAAACTTCATTTATTGCCGGAATTCCAATCCTTTCTGTCAAAAAAAATATCCCAATTATCCCTCTATTTTGCGTAAGAGAAAAAAACGGAAAATTAAAATTTGTCAGCTACGACCCTATTCTACCTGATAACACATTAAAACCAAAGGAAAGAATACTTGACGTAGCCAGAAAAATTAATATGGTTTATGAAGACATAATAAAAAAATATCCGGAACAGTGGTATCTTATTCACAAAAGATTTAAACGGGTAAAAAAAGATGAGAGTGATGAAAAAACCTACAGTCTTTATTGA
- the gmhB gene encoding D-glycero-beta-D-manno-heptose 1,7-bisphosphate 7-phosphatase — MKKPTVFIDRDGTINRDAGYINSLDNFEVYPFAPQAIKLLKDNGYLVVIITNQAGIARGIFTENFLEKIHNKMRKILQKNGTDVDGIFYCPHYKGSKMPEYAIDCDCRKPKIKMIEDAIKTLPIDRDSMYMIGDKYTDIQMGINAGCKTIMVKTGYGAGEIENDYHNWPKKPDFIADNLLLATLSILNKKI; from the coding sequence ATGAAAAAACCTACAGTCTTTATTGACAGAGACGGAACAATTAACAGAGATGCGGGCTATATTAACAGCTTGGATAACTTTGAGGTTTACCCTTTTGCCCCGCAAGCAATCAAACTGTTAAAAGATAACGGATATTTGGTTGTGATAATTACAAATCAGGCAGGTATAGCAAGAGGTATATTTACAGAAAACTTTTTGGAGAAAATTCATAATAAAATGAGAAAGATTTTACAAAAAAATGGTACAGATGTTGATGGAATATTTTACTGCCCACACTACAAGGGCTCTAAAATGCCGGAATATGCTATTGACTGCGATTGTAGAAAACCAAAAATTAAAATGATCGAAGATGCAATTAAAACTCTACCTATTGACAGAGATAGCATGTATATGATCGGTGATAAATATACAGATATTCAGATGGGGATAAATGCAGGGTGCAAGACAATCATGGTAAAAACCGGCTACGGTGCAGGTGAAATTGAAAATGATTACCACAACTGGCCGAAAAAACCTGATTTTATTGCGGATAATCTGCTATTGGCAACACTTTCTATTTTAAACAAAAAAATTTAA
- the mnmA gene encoding tRNA 2-thiouridine(34) synthase MnmA, with amino-acid sequence MSKRVVVAMSGGVDSSLSAYLMKEKGYEVIGITLKLFDGQEQYLSDAEKMAKEIGIQWHLADYSNEFKRDIINYFISTYRRGKTPNPCAYCNRFGKFNYLHSEMLKYNCEKIVTGHYARKIYINEKPFVAKGLDKKKDQSYYLTLLENYQLEVIEFPLGEMDKFTVRKLAEQYGLSVHDKKDSQDVCFLEGGDYRDYLKNKINENKFKTGDFILDGKSLGKHNGIELYTVGQRKGLGLSYHEPLYVKSIDPITNNIILCRKTDSDIKGVKIRDTVFHTDKKIFKAKAKLRYRMREESCLVEIHPENRAFLLFDRPQSFPAPGQIAAVYEDDILVGGGFIEDFF; translated from the coding sequence ATGAGTAAAAGAGTTGTAGTTGCCATGAGTGGTGGTGTTGACAGCTCACTGTCAGCATATCTAATGAAAGAAAAGGGGTACGAAGTAATAGGTATAACACTAAAGCTTTTTGACGGGCAAGAGCAATATCTTTCTGATGCTGAGAAAATGGCTAAAGAGATTGGAATACAATGGCACTTGGCCGACTACTCCAATGAATTTAAAAGGGACATTATAAACTATTTTATCAGCACCTACAGGCGCGGCAAGACACCAAACCCTTGTGCTTATTGCAACAGATTTGGTAAATTTAATTATCTGCATAGTGAAATGCTTAAATACAATTGCGAGAAAATTGTAACGGGGCACTATGCCAGAAAAATATATATTAACGAAAAACCATTTGTAGCAAAAGGTTTAGATAAGAAAAAGGACCAATCTTATTACCTGACACTTTTAGAAAATTATCAGTTGGAAGTAATCGAATTTCCTCTCGGAGAGATGGATAAATTTACAGTAAGAAAACTCGCCGAGCAATACGGGCTAAGCGTCCACGATAAAAAAGACAGTCAGGACGTTTGTTTCTTAGAAGGGGGAGATTACAGGGATTATCTTAAAAATAAGATTAATGAGAACAAGTTCAAAACAGGTGACTTCATTCTTGACGGAAAATCTCTCGGAAAACACAATGGCATAGAGCTTTACACAGTAGGACAGCGAAAAGGTTTAGGGCTTTCATATCATGAACCTTTATATGTTAAGAGTATCGACCCTATAACAAATAACATTATCCTCTGCAGAAAAACGGACAGCGATATAAAAGGGGTAAAAATTAGAGATACGGTTTTTCATACAGACAAAAAAATATTTAAAGCAAAAGCAAAGCTTAGATACAGAATGAGAGAAGAAAGTTGTCTTGTAGAAATACACCCGGAAAACAGGGCATTTCTTCTTTTTGACAGACCTCAATCTTTCCCTGCCCCTGGGCAAATAGCAGCTGTTTATGAGGATGACATACTTGTTGGCGGGGGATTTATTGAAGACTTTTTTTAA